GCCCATCAGGCTACACACCCCTATCTCGCGCTCGCCGAACCCCTCGCCCAaaccctcctcgtcgccgccgccaacccTCGCCGCCCTTCCGCCGGAGCGCCCTCGCCTCCGGTCGCCGACCCCGCTCTCGCCCcagagccgcggcgcgcgggggaCCCGCTTCCATCCGACGCCATCaggcttcctcctcttccatcCCCAGGTAAACCCTAGCCCGTGTCGTGGGCACCGGATCGAATCTGTTGATTCCGGTGGCCGGATTGGATTGGATTCGTTCCAGCCTCGTTCTTCCTTGGTGCTGAaacatctaggatttgcttcttctcttcccgCAGGCGCTTGTTCGTGGGCGCGGAGTGTTTCGGCCGGGTCCTGTGGCCGCGCAGGAGCCCCTAGGCGGGCGCGTCTGCCATGTTTCCTTCGAAAGGGCCCAATCACTACGGGCAGCAGCCGCCATATGGCGGGCAGCAGCCGTACGGCCAAATCGTAAGGCTCTGAGGAATCCGTCTATGTTTGCCTTTGTTTGTTGTTCGATGCAGATTCCTTATCGATTATCACGTGTGTTCCTGCCGTTTTGGCTGGAATATTGCTCCATTGCAGCCTGGTAGCACTGGATTTACAGCCCCGGCAGCGGCGGGTGGTGCTGATGGTGGTCGGTTTGGTGCCCGTCCTGGACAGGGCACTGCTGCGCAGTACAGCGGGCCTTACGCTTCAGTGTATGGCGCGCAACAGGTGGTTATCTGTAACTGAAATTTGTGCCgttatttcctttttctaaaatcTAAGTCTATACGCAATTTATTGAACTTGATAGCATTATTTTTTAGTAATGCGATTGGCGTGTAACTTCTTTTTGCGAGTTGTTGTTTGtgcttttttttgaaaggagtTGTCTCTTGTGCTGTGTGTATCAGTGAGGAACCTTGATTAAAGGAAAATAATAAAGGTTATAGGCCGCTAGTCCGATACTTTGGAATGTATTTATAGGGTCAAAGTGCCACAAAGTAACATGCGTTCTGGAGTTAGAATATTCGATGGATCAGTATGGACATTTGGGATGCACAAGATCTAAATTTGATCCGTGATCGAGACCGGTGGAGGGGATAGAATTATTGATTCCAGGTCAAGGTTATATTTGTGTGCTGGCTGAATTTATGTTGGCTTGCCTATCCTTCTTTCTATTCTGAATTGGAAATGCTCTGTTTATATTCCTTGTATATGCTGTCCTACTGGCAAAAATGGCAGTTTGGAATACACTAAGAAAACACATAATGTATTAATTTTTTTGGGTAGTTAGGTGCAAAAGATTATCTTCTGTTAGGATGAGGAAAAGCAACTGTCCTTCAATTCCAGTGATCGATAATGTCAGAACAGCCTGTGCAATAATTTAAGCAAAATGTGTATTAGATCCTACACTATTTCAGACAAGAACAGAAGCGAAGTTGGTTAGCCCTACTGTGTCATTGTTCTCATTTCTTTATTTCAGATATGTATATGTAGTCATGTATTAGGTTCCCCTGTTCCAGAACATGCAGGTCTTATGTTCTAGTTTTAAACTGCAGAAAAGCTTAACTATCCTCTGTCATTAACTTTTTGGTTGTTTTTGTACTTGATTTGCTCCCCAACAATTTAGAAGCAGAATTTTGTGGGGCTCGATGTTCTGTGCTTATGCAGGTTGGGGTCTGTATTTCAAAATCGCGACATGCTAGTCGATGTTTCATTCTATGTAGATGCGGACTATCACCTACCTTGCTTAGGAGGTTCCCAGGCCTCTTGACATAAAAGGTGATGCAGGGAAGAGCCTTCAACAGAGGGATGCATGGGGAAGGAGAGTTGGTGTCGGCCTGTCAGTCCATGCTGACTTGACTTCACCTACGTGGCCTTCAAACTGCCTAATCTGTCGCCTAGCCGTGCTGATTGGGGCCTAATAACAGTTGCCAACTGCCACCTAGTGCCTTGATGTTGCCATGGCAGGCTGATTTTTATAACAATGGTTTGACGGTATAATAAGGTCGAGGTTGCCATTATTTAAAGTAATTCAGCTATAAATAGAAAACTCCGCCCTAGTTCCCCACTCCCATCCCAACTATCCTCTCTTTTGCAGCAGCTGCTTAGTACCGATTTTAGATCTGGATCTGTTTCGTTGTTCCTCGTCTGCAATTTCTTCTCAATCTTGGCCACTTGCAGATCTATATGAAGGATCTGGGTGATTGCAAGTTAAGTTGTTCCCATCTCTTTCTTCCCTGCCACCATGTGGTCATAGACATTGTTTTTGGTGGAATCGGGACTTTTAGGTGGTTTGGAGCCTGAATTATGATAGGCTAACTCCCGTTTATCCTAGTCGATCAAGGTTAGGCAAAGGAAACAAGAATGCCCTAAGTATGTTGTTCATTGTGACCCTGCCTAACCTTTGATTGTGACATGAAACCATGTACGGGCCCATAGTAGCTTTTTTTTGCACAGCTATAACTAGCTTTTTCAAAACCATGAAACCAAGTTTGTACCATGAATATTGGCTGCTATGAAGGGATTCCTGCCAACTATTGATGTACGCTTTTGTTATTTCTGAATTGTGTAATTATGTTATGTCTAGCCCCCTGTTTAGTCATTCAAGTTACCAAAGCCAATCCCTGTTGGCAGCTTGTTTCAGCTGTTTTAGTCACTTCCTCATATGCCACAATTTTGTTGCTGAATATCTCAACTGAACATCCTGATTCTTTTCAACAGGTTGGTGGACTTGGTGGAAAAGGTCCAGCTTCTTCAAGTCTTCCTAGCTTGACAACTCGTCCAACTTCGCTCTCCGAGTCATCCAAGTTCTCGTCTGCACCTGTGGGGTCTAGCCTGGCAAGACCAAATGATGACTATATGGCTGTGCGTGGATATGCACAGAAGCTAGACCAATATGGCACTGATTATACACTAGAGAGAAGGATGTATGGTGAACATTCTACTAATCTTGGTAGGAGAGATGGTCTCAGTGATTTGGATAGAAGGTATCCTGATCATATATCAGCTGGTCATCaggtatctctctctctctctctctctctctgcctgTTTTTCTTTGTCGTTTTCGCTCTAGATTTTAAATAACCATTCCGTTGTTGTAACTTTTATTTCCTCTCAGGTACATGACCATATGGAGCAGGTAAGAGTTTTATTTCCCTAATTATAAAATGCTGTTTTGTTCTTTGTGGTAGCATATTGTTCATTGTTCCTGTTAATTTTCTAGGGTTCATCGATGCGTCACCAGCAGCTCCTGAAAGGTCAGCTGCAGCCTGGATCTGATACGAGGTACACTATTGCAGTCAGGTTATATGAAATGAAAACAGAATGTTGTTGATTATTATTATACTTGCTCTCGTGCATGAACAGGATAGTACATAAATTGAATGACTTTGCTGTTAGTTGGTTTTTGGTACTTCTCATTGATCTTCTTGGAAAACTAAATCAGTAGCAGTCATTTGTGTGTTTATCCTGCAACAGAACTTAGCGCATGCACTGAGTCTAGTATGCATTTCTGGCAGACAAGCCGATTACTTTGCAGGAAGGTCCGCTCCAATCCATCAGTCATCCCAGGAAATTGGTGCATATGGAAGAGTTGAAGCTGAGAGTCGCAACGTGTCCATTCTTGGGACTGCTCCGTATGGAAGACAACAGGCAGGCTCATTGTTGGAAGGAGCTCCAAGGACAAACATTGACAGCCTCTATGGACAAGGATCGTCAAGCACTGGCTATGGTGCAGGTCTGCCTCCTGGTCGTGATTATTCCTCAGGGAAAGGCCTGCTCCATCCATCTTCGGATCCGGACTACCGAGATAGCATCTTACCCCGCGTGCACCCAGGCATCTCCATGGTTGATGAACGTAGAGTTGATCGGATTGGTTATCGCCGTGAACTAGATATAAGAGATGAAGAGCGTAGAAGGGACCTAATGCTGGAAAGAGAGAAAGAGCTTGAATGGGAGCGGGAACGCGAGTTACGAGACTTGCGAGATCGTGAAAGAGAAAGAGAGCGTGAAAGGGAAAGGGACCGTGAAAGACTACTACGAGAACGTGAAAGAGAAAGGGAACGCGAACGTGAAAGAGAGCGTGAAAGAGAACGCCTTCGCGAGCGGcgggagaaggagagagagcgGGATAGGAAGCACGCAGCTGATCCAAGGCGGGAGCACACTCCACCTAGAGTCCCTGGTGATCGACGGCGTTCTTCTTCTGTTAGATCTGAGAAGCCTGTGCGGCGAATTTCCCCTCGACGTGAAGCTGTGCATAGGTGGACTTCCATGTTTCTTCTGCAACTTTGTGGATGCAATAGGTTGCTGCTTCGTCTTTGGTGCAGCCTTTTAAACTAAcattttcatttgttgtcctGAAGGCATCGTTCACCTGTTAAAGAAATAAAGCGAGAATATATTTGCAAGGTAAACAGACAGCTGTGTTTGTCAGTGTATTGCAGAAATCAGTTGACACTGTTATTTCTTCCCTATCCTCCTTGATGCATTCCGATCTTAAGGTCACCTGGCTCTTGTCCATCTAGGCTTCTAGAGCTGGTGCTTTGTTGCTCCTTGCACACCTATCCTTCCTTTTGCCTTTCCAGTAGGCTCCTCTCTTCCTGGTACAAGATCTTTgctgtccttttcttttgatatgGAAATTCCCAACTCATTTGAAGAACATTCACGCCTTACCTCGATCATTGATTGCTCAAGAATAAATGATCATGCAGCCATGAATGTTTGCCATCCTTTCTCTGTTCTTCCCTTAGGTTTCATCATTACATTTTTTTGTATGTACAGTTACGGGGGTTGTTTTAGTTTGCTCCCTTTTATGAACTTAATGCTAACTGTGATGTTATTTGCAGGTTCTTCCATTTCGCTTTGTGGATGATGAAAGGGATTATCTGTCCTTGACAAAACGATATCCCAGACTAGCAATTACTCCAGAATTTTCAAAGGTTTGGCATTGTGTCCATGATCTCCTGCTGCTGATCAATATTTAACATGGGATTGTGGTATTCACTCTCCTCTCTAATGTTTCCATTTACTGGTCTGCAGATTGTCTTGAACTGGGCTAAAGAAAACTTAAATCTTTCTCTGCACACACCAGTGAGGTACGCCTTTTATTGGGAATGCATTACTGCACATACATACTATTATACATGCTTGAAGTTCTCGTGCTTCCTATTATTTGCATAATTCTCACAATGTTGCAATTGCTGTAAAACAGTCTGGAGCATGATATCCATGATGCTGATGATAGTGCTGATGAAGGAGCAATATCTTCTGAGAAATCATCAAGCTCCAATACCCCAGCCACCATTTGGAATGCAAAGGTTTCTATCTACAGTTCTATGTTtcaatttatgattttttttaagttgtaCATGTTTCAATTTGTAGATCTGGTGATTAGCAGAAATAAACTGCTTATTTGGACTATGCTCATTATACTATTGTACATGGTATTGAATCTGCAGGAAACATATGGTGGTTTATTTTAGTATTGATGTTTTTCAAAACTGAGAATCATCTGTTATCACATGACATCAGTGCATAACTTTGCATGCTCGCTTATGTCTCCCAGGGCCTTAGAATGCCATTCCTTGTTTGGGTATTGCTATGCTTGACTTCTGCTTATCTTACGATTGACGATAGGCATCATGTTGATTAGCAAATTTTGCCTTTTGTACTTTTGAAGTAATAGAAATCATTTCCAAGTTACTATTTTGCTGCAGCGCTGCTTATACATGTGACTGTGCAGGTACTATTGATGAGTGGCATGAGCAAAGGTGCCTACGCTGACATAACTTCATTGAGAAGTAACGAGGAACGAGTTGTGAACTTGAACAATATCTTAAAATTTGCTGTATTCAAGAAGGATCGTTCTCTTTTTGCAATTGGGGGCCCTTGGAATGCAGCAATAGATGGTGGTGATCCGTCAGTTGACTGTTCTTGCTTGATTCGAACTGCCATTAGGTATGCCGTTATCAAACAAGGTATGATGAACAACTCGCAGTTGTACTGATATTTATCTAACTTGTACAGATGCGTTAAGGAGCTGGTTCAAGTTGATCTATCTAACTGCACCCACTGGAATCGTTTTGTTGAGGTACTTATGAATTTATTTCAAAGCACTTTCAAGAAACTTTTATGTACCACATGCTATGTTTTGAATGAAAAATATGCTTCTACCTGTTCCCACTACCCTTTCTCCTTGACAGTATTTATGTTGTTGTTGCCTAATTTTGCCAGTTCAATTAGTCTCAAACTCAAAACAATATTCCTGAAGTGTTATCTTCACTGCATCATATTCAGGATTAAGAAAGCCATTGCTGGAAACCTTTATTTCATTTTGCACTGGCATAATCATTATTTTCTAGTTACTAGTTAGGGACTGATACCAGAAAAGAGATATTTGGATTTTTGGTCAAAGTTCAACTTACCAAGCCATGCCAAATCAAATCATTCATAAAAAATAGGAGTACATTGATTCATTTGCTAACTTGCTCTCTTCAATTATTTAATAAATACTGTCAAATACTTTTGCTTTCTTTCTATCCCTGATATCAACATTATCAAGTTTTTGCTGAAGTTCACCTGAAACAAAGCCGCAGCATACATATTATAGTATGATTGGTAAACTTGTGGGATACAACTGGCTGGGTTATTTTACCTTGTATCTGGTGTTATCTTTGATGGAATTTTAGCTGATCATATAAATAAACATGCAGGTCCACTACAATAGAATTGGCAAAGATGGACTCTTGAGTCATAAAGAAATTACTGTACTGTTTGTGCCAAATCTGTCGGAATGCGTGCCTTCAGTCGATATATGGAAGAATAACTGGATTGCATACAGAAAATCAAAGGCAGAAAGGGAACAGCTCActatgaaaaaggaaaaggttaCTTTGTGCCATCTTGGCCCTTCAATTTTGTGAATAtactttgtttctttctctggaATTCTTACTAAAGGTTTATATCCTTTGTTGCCTTGTTTCAGAGCCCTGTTGAGTTGAAAGAGCAGAAGCAAGGTTTGGAAGGTTCATTTTGAATTTTACTGAATTCTTTTTACATGTCATTGAGAGCAAAATGTAAGCCACATTTGTTAACAGTTTCAGGGGAGGTGAACAAGGGTAAAAGTATAGATGCTGATCTTTTAAAAGAGGGTGATGTTGGCTCCAGTGATATGAAAAATGAGAAAGTTGATGCTGATACTGATCGGCAAGATAAGGATGGAGAGGGTAAGGTTGATAAAGTTGAGGAACCCGTTGAGAAGATGGGTGGGGATGTTGAAGGAAAAACTACAGGTGGCTCCTCTGTTGACCATGCAGCTGGGGATAAAAAGCCCATAAAAAAGAAAGTAATAAAAAAGGTTATGAAAGTTGTACGGAAAAAGCCAGCCGCTGGAGCTTCAACTTCAGCTGATAAATCTTCTATTGAAGACAAGAATGTTGTAGCAGAATCTGCAAGCAAAACTGCAGAAGTGGGGCAGAATGAACAAAAAAGTGAAGATGCTGGAAAAGAACAGGAGGGAACTGGCATCAATCAGCAGCCTGAAGCAAAGAAAACCGGTAAGAAGAAAATAATTCGAAGGGTTGTTAAAAGAAAAGTTTCTGCTTCAGGGTCTCAGTTGACTGCCTCTGCTACACCTGCTGAAACGAGTAAGCAAGAAGCAGAAATTCAGCCAGAGAAAAAAATTGATAGTTCAACTGACGCTGGAAATTCTCAGACTAAGCTGCAAGAAGGGTCAAAAACTTCTATGGAAGATATCTCAAAtctgaagaaagaagagaaaccAGAGGAAAAGGAGACTGATCTCAGAAGTCCAAATGGGGATAAGGTTAATCACAAGGAAGCTATTGAACAAAAAGATACGAAAAAGGATGGAAAGAAGGAGAAGACAAAGGATGATAAAGAGAAGAATAGAGACCTCAAGATGGATCCAAAGCAAAAGCCACTCAAtgaaatgaaagaaaagaagaagtc
Above is a genomic segment from Setaria viridis chromosome 4, Setaria_viridis_v4.0, whole genome shotgun sequence containing:
- the LOC117851607 gene encoding protein SHORT ROOT IN SALT MEDIUM 1 isoform X1; the protein is MFPSKGPNHYGQQPPYGGQQPYGQIPGSTGFTAPAAAGGADGGRFGARPGQGTAAQYSGPYASVYGAQQVGGLGGKGPASSSLPSLTTRPTSLSESSKFSSAPVGSSLARPNDDYMAVRGYAQKLDQYGTDYTLERRMYGEHSTNLGRRDGLSDLDRRYPDHISAGHQVHDHMEQGSSMRHQQLLKGQLQPGSDTRQADYFAGRSAPIHQSSQEIGAYGRVEAESRNVSILGTAPYGRQQAGSLLEGAPRTNIDSLYGQGSSSTGYGAGLPPGRDYSSGKGLLHPSSDPDYRDSILPRVHPGISMVDERRVDRIGYRRELDIRDEERRRDLMLEREKELEWERERELRDLRDRERERERERERDRERLLRERERERERERERERERERLRERREKERERDRKHAADPRREHTPPRVPGDRRRSSSVRSEKPVRRISPRREAVHRHRSPVKEIKREYICKVLPFRFVDDERDYLSLTKRYPRLAITPEFSKIVLNWAKENLNLSLHTPVSLEHDIHDADDSADEGAISSEKSSSSNTPATIWNAKVLLMSGMSKGAYADITSLRSNEERVVNLNNILKFAVFKKDRSLFAIGGPWNAAIDGGDPSVDCSCLIRTAIRCVKELVQVDLSNCTHWNRFVEVHYNRIGKDGLLSHKEITVLFVPNLSECVPSVDIWKNNWIAYRKSKAEREQLTMKKEKSPVELKEQKQGLEVSGEVNKGKSIDADLLKEGDVGSSDMKNEKVDADTDRQDKDGEGKVDKVEEPVEKMGGDVEGKTTGGSSVDHAAGDKKPIKKKVIKKVMKVVRKKPAAGASTSADKSSIEDKNVVAESASKTAEVGQNEQKSEDAGKEQEGTGINQQPEAKKTGKKKIIRRVVKRKVSASGSQLTASATPAETSKQEAEIQPEKKIDSSTDAGNSQTKLQEGSKTSMEDISNLKKEEKPEEKETDLRSPNGDKVNHKEAIEQKDTKKDGKKEKTKDDKEKNRDLKMDPKQKPLNEMKEKKKSDDPPKYPGFILQAKRSNNESKLRSTSLSLDGLLDYTAKDIEESVFELSLFAESFSEMLQHRMGCVILSFLEKLYKRHIVKRNQRKRQREEDLKKEEKKSSEKRPKTTQETVTESADNPAGDVKMTKEGDEKMSPDHSASVHDEQLKEGQVKVGADHPMANHDEPAKKGEEKMSTSEAAPNEPEADTKMDEEDPEYEEDPEEIEIYEDDEDMDDAHAEAPIAEQNEDNTKDKEAKPEVAAEDSGNNKTTKEPESENITNIHEKTASVEEKQTTAEKGDSVEGGEKVVSKEVKPAKDEVVDKDLLQAFRYFDQNRAGYIKVDDLKCILHNLGKFLSSRDVKDLVQIALIESNSSRDNRIIYPKLVKIVDL
- the LOC117851607 gene encoding protein SHORT ROOT IN SALT MEDIUM 1 isoform X2 is translated as MFPSKGPNHYGQQPPYGGQQPYGQIPGSTGFTAPAAAGGADGGRFGARPGQGTAAQYSGPYASVYGAQQVGGLGGKGPASSSLPSLTTRPTSLSESSKFSSAPVGSSLARPNDDYMAVRGYAQKLDQYGTDYTLERRMYGEHSTNLGRRDGLSDLDRRYPDHISAGHQVHDHMEQGSSMRHQQLLKGQLQPGSDTRQADYFAGRSAPIHQSSQEIGAYGRVEAESRNVSILGTAPYGRQQAGSLLEGAPRTNIDSLYGQGSSSTGYGAGLPPGRDYSSGKGLLHPSSDPDYRDSILPRVHPGISMVDERRVDRIGYRRELDIRDEERRRDLMLEREKELEWERERELRDLRDRERERERERERDRERLLRERERERERERERERERERLRERREKERERDRKHAADPRREHTPPRVPGDRRRSSSVRSEKPVRRISPRREAVHRHRSPVKEIKREYICKVLPFRFVDDERDYLSLTKRYPRLAITPEFSKIVLNWAKENLNLSLHTPVSLEHDIHDADDSADEGAISSEKSSSSNTPATIWNAKVLLMSGMSKGAYADITSLRSNEERVVNLNNILKFAVFKKDRSLFAIGGPWNAAIDGGDPSVDCSCLIRTAIRCVKELVQVDLSNCTHWNRFVEVHYNRIGKDGLLSHKEITVLFVPNLSECVPSVDIWKNNWIAYRKSKAEREQLTMKKEKSPVELKEQKQVSGEVNKGKSIDADLLKEGDVGSSDMKNEKVDADTDRQDKDGEGKVDKVEEPVEKMGGDVEGKTTGGSSVDHAAGDKKPIKKKVIKKVMKVVRKKPAAGASTSADKSSIEDKNVVAESASKTAEVGQNEQKSEDAGKEQEGTGINQQPEAKKTGKKKIIRRVVKRKVSASGSQLTASATPAETSKQEAEIQPEKKIDSSTDAGNSQTKLQEGSKTSMEDISNLKKEEKPEEKETDLRSPNGDKVNHKEAIEQKDTKKDGKKEKTKDDKEKNRDLKMDPKQKPLNEMKEKKKSDDPPKYPGFILQAKRSNNESKLRSTSLSLDGLLDYTAKDIEESVFELSLFAESFSEMLQHRMGCVILSFLEKLYKRHIVKRNQRKRQREEDLKKEEKKSSEKRPKTTQETVTESADNPAGDVKMTKEGDEKMSPDHSASVHDEQLKEGQVKVGADHPMANHDEPAKKGEEKMSTSEAAPNEPEADTKMDEEDPEYEEDPEEIEIYEDDEDMDDAHAEAPIAEQNEDNTKDKEAKPEVAAEDSGNNKTTKEPESENITNIHEKTASVEEKQTTAEKGDSVEGGEKVVSKEVKPAKDEVVDKDLLQAFRYFDQNRAGYIKVDDLKCILHNLGKFLSSRDVKDLVQIALIESNSSRDNRIIYPKLVKIVDL